A region of Streptomyces cinnamoneus DNA encodes the following proteins:
- a CDS encoding multifunctional oxoglutarate decarboxylase/oxoglutarate dehydrogenase thiamine pyrophosphate-binding subunit/dihydrolipoyllysine-residue succinyltransferase subunit has protein sequence MSPQSPNTSSVSTDQAGQGKSPADVFGPNEWLVDEIYQQYLQDPNSVDRAWWDFFADYKPGQAAGAPPTAVTGAEAPTAPAQAPAAAQPAPAAKPAAAAPAATPAAAPAAPAKPAAAQPAAPAAKPAAAKPAAKAAAAPAADAAGPEFVTLRGPAAAVAKNMNASLELPTATSVRAVPVKLLFDQRIVINNHLKRARGGKVSFTHLIGYAMVQALKLMPSMNYSFAEKDGKPTLVKPEHVNLGLAIDLVKPNGDRQLVVAAIKKAETLNFFEFWQAYEDIVRRARVGKLTMEDFTGVTASLTNPGGIGTVHSVPRLMPGQGLIIGVGAMDYPAEFQGTSQDALNKMGISKVMTLTSTYDHRVIQGAASGEFLRIMHQLLLGENDFYDEIFQALRIPYEPVRWLKDIDASHDDDVTKAARVFELIHSYRVRGHVMADTDPLEYRQRKHPDLDITEHGLTLWDLEREFAVGGFAGKSMMKLRDILGVLRDSYCRTTGIEFMHIQDPKQRKWIQDRVERPHSKPEREEQLRILRRLNAAEAFETFLQTKYVGQKRFSLEGGESVIPLLDAVLDAAAEARLDEAVIGMAHRGRLNVLANIVGKSYAQIFREFEGNLDPKSMHGSGDVKYHLGAEGVFTGLDGEQINVSLAANPSHLETVDPVVEGIARAKQDIIGKAGTDFTVLPIQLHGDAAFAGQGVVAETLNMSQLRGYRTGGTVHIVINNQVGFTAPPESSRSSMYCTDVARMIEAPIFHVNGDDPEAVVRVARLAFEFRQAFNKDVVIDLICYRRRGHNESDNPSFTQPLMYDLIDKKRSVRKLYTESLIGRGDITLEEAEQALQDYQGQLEKVFVEVRDADTAPQAGEAPAPQAEFPVAVETAISQEVLKRIAESQVTMPENVTVHPRLVPQLQRRAASVEDGTIDWGMGETLAFGSLLMEGTPVRLAGQDSRRGTFGQRHAVLVDRETGEDYTPLLYLSDEQARFNVYDSLLSEYAAMGFEYGYSLARPDALVLWEAQFGDFVNGAQNIVDEFISSSEQKWGQTSGVTLLLPHGYEGQGPDHSSARIERFLQLCAQNNMTVAMPTLPSNYFHLLRWQVHNPHHKPLIVFTPKSMLRLKAAASKAEEFTSGAFRPVIGDDSVDANDVRKVVFCSGKVYYDLEAERVKRGVKDTAIIRLERLYPLPGAELQAEIAKFPNAEKYIWAQEEPANQGAWPFIALNLIDHLDLAVGADVPARERLRRISRPHSSSPAVGSAKRHQAEQAALIAEVFEA, from the coding sequence GTGTCGCCACAGTCCCCCAACACCTCGAGCGTCTCGACCGACCAAGCGGGGCAGGGCAAGAGCCCTGCCGACGTGTTCGGTCCCAATGAGTGGCTCGTCGACGAGATCTACCAGCAGTACCTCCAGGACCCGAACTCGGTCGACCGAGCCTGGTGGGACTTCTTCGCCGACTACAAGCCGGGTCAGGCAGCGGGCGCGCCGCCGACGGCGGTGACCGGGGCCGAGGCCCCCACCGCACCGGCGCAGGCCCCCGCGGCCGCACAGCCCGCGCCGGCCGCGAAGCCGGCCGCCGCTGCTCCGGCCGCCACGCCCGCCGCCGCTCCGGCGGCGCCCGCCAAGCCCGCGGCCGCGCAGCCGGCGGCCCCCGCCGCCAAGCCTGCCGCCGCGAAGCCCGCGGCCAAGGCCGCCGCGGCCCCGGCGGCCGACGCCGCCGGTCCCGAGTTCGTGACGCTGCGCGGCCCGGCCGCCGCGGTCGCCAAGAACATGAACGCCTCGCTGGAGCTGCCGACGGCCACGTCCGTCCGCGCCGTCCCGGTGAAGCTGCTGTTCGACCAGCGCATCGTCATCAACAACCACCTCAAGCGCGCCCGGGGTGGCAAGGTCTCCTTCACGCACCTCATCGGCTACGCCATGGTGCAGGCGCTGAAGCTGATGCCGTCGATGAACTACTCCTTCGCGGAGAAGGACGGCAAGCCCACCCTCGTCAAGCCCGAGCACGTCAACCTGGGCCTGGCGATCGACCTGGTGAAGCCGAACGGTGACCGCCAGCTCGTGGTGGCGGCCATCAAGAAGGCCGAGACCCTGAACTTCTTCGAGTTCTGGCAGGCCTACGAGGACATCGTCCGCCGCGCCCGTGTGGGCAAGCTGACGATGGAGGACTTCACCGGGGTCACCGCGTCGCTGACCAACCCCGGCGGCATCGGCACGGTCCACTCCGTGCCGCGCCTGATGCCCGGCCAGGGCCTCATCATCGGCGTGGGCGCCATGGACTACCCCGCCGAGTTCCAGGGCACCTCGCAGGACGCCCTGAACAAGATGGGCATCTCCAAGGTCATGACCCTGACCTCGACGTACGACCACCGGGTCATCCAGGGCGCCGCCTCCGGCGAGTTCCTGCGGATCATGCACCAGCTGCTGCTCGGCGAGAACGACTTCTACGACGAGATCTTCCAGGCGCTGCGCATCCCCTACGAGCCGGTCCGCTGGCTCAAGGACATCGACGCCTCGCACGACGACGACGTCACCAAGGCCGCCCGCGTCTTCGAGCTGATCCACTCCTACCGGGTCCGCGGCCACGTCATGGCCGACACCGACCCGCTGGAGTACCGCCAGCGCAAGCACCCCGACCTCGACATCACCGAGCACGGCCTCACCCTGTGGGACCTGGAGCGCGAGTTCGCGGTCGGCGGCTTCGCCGGCAAGTCGATGATGAAGCTGCGCGACATCCTGGGCGTGCTGCGCGACTCGTACTGCCGCACCACCGGCATCGAGTTCATGCACATCCAGGACCCGAAGCAGCGCAAGTGGATCCAGGACCGCGTCGAGCGCCCGCACTCCAAGCCGGAGCGCGAGGAGCAGCTGCGCATCCTGCGCCGGCTGAACGCCGCCGAGGCGTTCGAGACCTTCCTGCAGACGAAGTACGTCGGCCAGAAGCGGTTCTCCCTGGAGGGCGGCGAGTCCGTCATCCCGCTGCTGGACGCGGTGCTGGACGCGGCCGCCGAGGCCCGTCTGGACGAGGCCGTCATCGGCATGGCCCACCGTGGCCGGCTGAACGTCCTCGCCAACATCGTCGGCAAGTCCTACGCGCAGATCTTCCGCGAGTTCGAGGGCAACCTCGACCCGAAGTCGATGCACGGCTCCGGCGACGTGAAGTACCACCTGGGTGCCGAGGGCGTCTTCACCGGCCTGGACGGCGAGCAGATCAACGTCTCGCTGGCCGCCAACCCGTCCCACCTGGAGACCGTCGACCCGGTCGTCGAGGGCATCGCCCGCGCCAAGCAGGACATCATCGGCAAGGCGGGCACGGACTTCACCGTCCTGCCCATCCAGCTGCACGGCGACGCGGCCTTCGCGGGCCAGGGCGTCGTGGCCGAGACGCTCAACATGTCGCAGCTGCGCGGTTACCGCACCGGCGGCACCGTGCACATCGTCATCAACAACCAGGTCGGCTTCACCGCGCCGCCGGAGTCCTCGCGCTCGTCGATGTACTGCACCGACGTCGCCCGGATGATCGAGGCGCCGATCTTCCACGTGAACGGTGACGACCCGGAGGCCGTGGTCCGCGTCGCGCGGCTCGCCTTCGAGTTCCGCCAGGCGTTCAACAAGGACGTCGTCATCGACCTGATCTGCTACCGGCGTCGGGGCCACAACGAGTCGGACAACCCCTCGTTCACCCAGCCGCTGATGTACGACCTGATCGACAAGAAGCGCTCGGTGCGCAAGCTCTACACCGAGTCCCTCATCGGTCGCGGCGACATCACCCTGGAGGAGGCCGAGCAGGCCCTGCAGGACTACCAGGGCCAGCTGGAGAAGGTCTTCGTCGAGGTCCGGGACGCCGACACCGCCCCGCAGGCGGGCGAGGCCCCGGCCCCGCAGGCCGAGTTCCCGGTGGCCGTGGAGACCGCGATCTCCCAGGAGGTCCTCAAGCGGATCGCCGAGTCGCAGGTCACCATGCCCGAGAACGTCACCGTGCACCCGCGTCTGGTCCCGCAGCTCCAGCGCCGCGCGGCCAGCGTCGAGGACGGCACGATCGACTGGGGCATGGGCGAGACCCTCGCCTTCGGTTCGCTGCTGATGGAGGGCACCCCGGTCCGGCTCGCCGGCCAGGACTCCCGCCGCGGCACCTTCGGCCAGCGGCACGCGGTGCTGGTCGACCGGGAGACCGGCGAGGACTACACCCCGCTGCTCTACCTGTCCGACGAGCAGGCCCGTTTCAACGTCTACGACTCGCTGCTCAGCGAGTACGCGGCGATGGGCTTCGAGTACGGCTACTCGCTGGCCCGCCCGGACGCGCTGGTGCTGTGGGAGGCGCAGTTCGGCGACTTCGTCAACGGTGCCCAGAACATCGTCGACGAGTTCATCTCCTCGTCCGAGCAGAAGTGGGGCCAGACGTCCGGCGTCACCCTGCTGCTGCCGCACGGCTACGAGGGCCAGGGCCCGGACCACTCCTCGGCCCGCATCGAGCGCTTCCTCCAGCTGTGCGCGCAGAACAACATGACGGTCGCCATGCCGACGCTGCCGTCGAACTACTTCCACCTCCTGCGCTGGCAGGTCCACAACCCGCACCACAAGCCGCTGATCGTCTTCACCCCGAAGTCGATGCTGCGTCTGAAGGCCGCGGCGTCCAAGGCGGAGGAGTTCACCAGCGGCGCCTTCCGCCCGGTCATCGGTGACGACAGCGTGGACGCGAACGACGTCCGCAAGGTCGTCTTCTGCTCGGGCAAGGTCTACTACGACCTGGAGGCCGAGCGGGTCAAGCGCGGCGTCAAGGACACCGCCATCATCCGCCTTGAGCGCCTGTACCCGCTGCCGGGTGCGGAGCTCCAGGCCGAGATCGCCAAGTTCCCGAACGCCGAGAAGTACATCTGGGCGCAGGAGGAGCCGGCGAACCAGGGTGCGTGGCCGTTCATCGCGCTGAACCTGATCGACCACCTGGACCTGGCCGTGGGTGCCGACGTCCCGGCGCGCGAGCGGCTGCGGCGGATCTCCCGCCCGCACTCCTCCTCGCCGGCGGTCGGCTCGGCCAAGCGCCACCAGGCGGAGCAGGCGGCGCTGATCGCGGAGGTCTTCGAGGCCTGA
- a CDS encoding HAMP domain-containing sensor histidine kinase — translation MTAPPPGDGPSVPGPWHRLWEALRPLDPYRSVKAALGALVIGSVVITTFLVSVAIHSATELRVITIFSIIASLLITQFVAHGLTAPLDEMTEVTRSMAQGDYSRRVRAGRRDEFGDLAHAFNRMAADLEAVDTHRKELVANVSHELRTPIAGLRAVLENVVDGVSAPDPETMRTALRQTERLGRLVEQLLDLSRLDNGVVPLRSRRFEVWPYLAGVLKEASMAVGGAGSPRARNDVHLHLDVSPPELTAHADAERLHQVVANLVDNAVKHSPPHGRVTVRARRGEGAQSLALEVLDEGPGIPESERHRVFERFNRGSSGAQGPVGDGGTGLGLAIARWAVDLHGGSIGVAESPRGCRIKVTLPGRPKDQS, via the coding sequence ATGACCGCTCCCCCGCCCGGCGACGGACCTTCGGTGCCGGGGCCGTGGCACCGGCTGTGGGAGGCGCTGCGCCCACTGGACCCCTACCGGTCGGTCAAGGCGGCGCTCGGCGCCCTGGTCATCGGCTCCGTCGTGATCACGACCTTCCTGGTGTCCGTCGCCATCCACTCGGCCACCGAGCTCCGCGTGATCACCATCTTCTCGATCATCGCCTCGCTGCTGATCACCCAGTTCGTGGCGCACGGCCTGACGGCGCCGCTGGACGAGATGACCGAGGTCACCCGGTCGATGGCGCAGGGTGACTACTCCCGGCGGGTGCGGGCGGGGCGGCGCGACGAGTTCGGCGACCTGGCCCACGCCTTCAACCGGATGGCGGCCGACCTGGAGGCGGTGGACACCCACCGCAAGGAGCTGGTCGCCAACGTCTCCCACGAGCTGCGCACCCCCATCGCGGGGCTGCGCGCGGTGTTGGAGAACGTCGTGGACGGCGTGTCGGCGCCCGACCCGGAGACCATGCGCACGGCCCTGCGCCAGACCGAACGGCTGGGCCGGCTGGTGGAGCAGCTGCTGGACCTCTCCCGGCTGGACAACGGCGTGGTGCCGCTGCGCTCGCGGCGCTTCGAGGTGTGGCCGTATCTGGCGGGGGTGCTGAAGGAGGCCAGCATGGCCGTCGGCGGCGCCGGGTCACCACGCGCCCGCAACGACGTCCACCTGCACCTGGACGTCTCCCCGCCGGAGCTGACGGCGCACGCGGACGCCGAGCGGCTGCACCAGGTGGTGGCGAACCTCGTGGACAACGCCGTCAAGCACAGTCCCCCGCACGGCCGGGTCACCGTCCGGGCCCGCCGGGGCGAGGGCGCGCAGTCGCTGGCCCTGGAGGTGCTGGACGAGGGGCCGGGCATCCCGGAGTCCGAGCGGCACCGCGTCTTCGAGCGCTTCAACCGGGGCTCCTCGGGGGCCCAGGGCCCGGTGGGCGACGGCGGCACGGGGCTGGGCCTGGCGATCGCCCGCTGGGCGGTCGACCTGCACGGCGGGAGCATCGGCGTGGCCGAGTCCCCCCGTGGCTGTCGCATCAAGGTCACGCTTCCGGGAAGGCCCAAAGATCAGAGTTGA